A genomic stretch from Halichoerus grypus chromosome 5, mHalGry1.hap1.1, whole genome shotgun sequence includes:
- the LOC118549866 gene encoding uncharacterized protein LOC118549866, with translation MITLREPSPEPCGALHCKKKISVSTGETNSSVSRCQEKAANKVNSQPRSVCWRFTWKPAHRCRAAGFITRVKEENAFGFTHEPERKWDQRILHLTVFKSMLMTFHFMTCEYMGMKIAGIASAMHGF, from the exons ATGATTACACTCAGGGAACCTAGCCCCGAGCCCTGCGGAGCCCTGCACTGTAAG AAGAAAATCAGCGTGTCCACTGGTGAGACTAACAGTTCCGTGAGCCGCTGCCAGGAAAAGGCAGCAAACAAAGTGAACAGTCAGCCAAGGAGCGTCTGCTGGAGATTTACGTGGAAACCTGCTCACAGATGCAGGGCTGCTGGATTTATAACAAGG GTGAAAGAGGAAAATGCCTTTGGGTTTACACATGAGCCAGAGAGAAAGTGGGACCAGCGCATCTTGCATCTTACG GTATTCAAGAGTATGCTAATGACATTTCACTTTATGACCTGTGAATATATGGGAATGAAAATTGCTGGGATCGCCTCTGCGATGCATGGCTTCTGA